Within the Cyanobacterium sp. T60_A2020_053 genome, the region ACCGTAGGGCATACGGGAACATACGCTTGGGGAGATTTGCCCTCTTGGGCGATTGCCTATGGGCTGTCGTCTAACGGCGAGTCGGTGAACCAAGAATCCCCCACTATAACCCGTAGGGTTTAGTGGTGGGAGTGTCAACCCGATAACATTTATCTAAATGATTTAATATTAAGAAAGTGCA harbors:
- a CDS encoding transposase encodes the protein TVGHTGTYAWGDLPSWAIAYGLSSNGESVNQESPTITRRV